In Rhizorhabdus phycosphaerae, the genomic stretch GCGGTGCTCGGGGGCGAAGGTCGGGATGATCAGATGATTATACATGGGCGAGCGCCTCCAGCGCCTCGGCTGGCGCATAGGTGCCGCGCTTGCGCGACAGGATGAACTGCGGTGCGGTCTCGTTCCACCAGCGATAGACCGACTCGTCCCCGCGCGCCTGATGCTTGGCGGCCCAGACGCTGCCCGCATGATCGGCCTGCCAGATCAGCAGCAGCCGGTTGGGCGCGTCGTCGAGCCACATCGCCGGCTCGACCATCTTGTGGACGAGCGTGAGGCCGCGTGCCTCGTTTCCCGGCGCATAGTCGGCCATATAGGCGTTCAGGAAAGCCTCGCCCATGCCGGGCTTGGTCTCGATCTCGTCGACAATCCAGATCATGACAGCGCCTCGTTCACGGCCAGGAGGATCTTGCCCCGGACATGGCCGTCCTGGACGCGGCGATGCGCCTCGCCCGCCTGGGCGAGCGGCAGGATCTCGATCGCCGGCGGCGTGATCTTGCCGGCGCCCAGAGCCTCGACGAGGGCGTTCAGTTGCCGCTCCTGCCGGGCGAAATTGGCGATGGTCGGGACGATAGCTACGCCCAGTTCGGCGGCGCGCGCGGGATCGGGCATTGGTTCGTCGGCGATCAGCGTACCGATCGGCGCGACGATGCCGCCGCGGCGGACCATCTCGATCGAGTCGAGCAGCGTTCCCTGGCCGACCGTGTCGACGACGAGATCGACACCGTCGGGCGCCCAGGCAGCCACCTGCGCGCGGACGTCGCCCTGGCGATAATCGATCGCCAGATCGGCGCCCAGGCTGCGCACATAATCGACATTGGCGGAGCCACAGGTGGCGGCGACCTTCGCGCCGGCCATCTTCGCAAGCTGTACCGCGAAGCCGCCGGTGCCGCCGGCACCGCCATTCACCAGAACATGCTGACCCGCCTTGGTGCCGCCGACGTCGAACACCGCTTCCCATGCGGTGATCGCTGCAGTGGGGATCGAGGCGGCATCGCGCAGCGAGACATGGTCGGGCAGCTTCACGACCCTTTCGCGGTCGGACAGCACATATTCGGCATAGGAGCCACGTTCGCCCTTGCCCTGGTTCGACGCGGTCACGACGCGGTCGCCGATGGCGAGGCCCGTCACCCCCTCACCGATCTCGGCGACAAAGCCGGCGGCGTCGAAGCCGACGACGAACGGGAATACATATTGGAAATAGAGCTGGAGCCAGCCTTCGCGCGCCTTCCAGTCTGCTGGGTTCACGCCCGCGTAGGCGACCTGGACGACCACTTGGCCTGGGCCGGCGCTGGGACGCTCGATCCGCGCGAGTTCCAGAACCTCTGGCCCTCCGAACCGGTTGAGAACCATCGCCTGCATCGTTTCACCGGACATCGTTCGCGCCCCTCCATATGATCTATTTCGCAATATTGTGCCGCGATGAAAACGCAAATGCAAAGTCAAACTGACATATCGCTCCGCATTGCGTTGTATAGACTTGCGATTGACGGTGTGTCGGGTTAGCCATCGAGTCGAACAAGAAGATGAACCAATGGAGGGGTTGGTGTACGATTTCACGGGCAAGACCGTGCTGGTCACCGGTGGAGGTGTCGGCATCGGCCGCGCGGCCGCCGAGGCGTTTCGCGACGCCGGTGCGCGCGTAGCGATCATCGAGATCGACGAGGCGCGTGCTTCCGACGCGAGGGATGCTCTGGGTCCGGATGCACTCGTCGTGGTCGGAGACGTGACCGATCCGGCAGCGGTGGCCGATCTTGCGCAGCAGGTCGATACGGCGTTCGGCGGGCTCGACGTCCTCGTCAACAATGTCGGCGACTTCCTGATGCTGGCCAAGCCATTCGACCAGCTCACCGACGAAGAGGTCGGTCGCCTGTACATGACCAATCTCGGTCAGGTCTTCTCCGTCACGAAGGCGATGATCCCGCTCCTGCGCAAGAAGGGCGCGGGCAGCAGCATCGTCTGCGTGTCCTCGATCGAGGGCTTTCGCGGCATCCCGAACTGCGCGGTCTATGCGGCATGCAAGGCCGGGCTGACCGGCTTCGCCAAGAGCCTGGCGCTGGAACTCGGCCCGGAGGGCATCCGTATCAACCTCATTGCGCCCGAGACGACCGATACCCCGCAGGTACCGGTGTCGCTGATGATCCCCGAGGAGCATCGCGAGCATATCCCGCGCTGGATCCCGCTGGGTCGCTTCGGCACGCCGCAGGACATGGCGTCGGGCATCTTGTTCCTGGCGAGCCCGCATGCGGCCTGGATCACCGGCACCGCGCTCCACATCGACGGCGGCGCGCTCGCTGCGGCCGGTTGGTATCGCGACCCGCGCGGCGTCTGGACCAATGTGCCCGTGCTGTCGGGCAACGGCCTCAATTTCTGATCTGCACCCATTTCTGATCCGCCCCAATTTCTGATCCGAAGGAAAAGCATATGAAGATCATCGTCGTCGGCGGTGCCGGCATGATCGGCGGGCGCGCCGCGCTCCACCTTAAAGCGAAGGGCCATGACGTCACTATCGCCGGCCGTAATCCGCCTGCCGCAGGCACGCCGCTGGGCGACCTGCCCTTCCTGCGCGTCGATTACGTCAATATGGACTTCGACCGCGACGCGCTTGGCCAGTTCGATGCGCTGGTCTTCGCGGCGGGTAACGACGTCCGCCACCAGCCCGAGGGCGTGGGCGACCAGCATTGGCACGACGCCAATTCGGTCGGCGTACCGCGCTTCTTCGAGGCAGCGAAGAAGGCGGGGATCAAGCGCGCGGTGAATGTCGGCAGCTTCTATCCGCAGGCCGCGCCTCATCTGGTCGAGACCAACGCCTATGTGAAGTCGCGCAAGGTCTCTGACGAGGGCGTAGCGGCTCTCGCCGATGACGGCTTCGTCGCGATGAGCATCAATGCGCCCTTCGTGGTGGGCGCAGTTCCGGGCCTCGTCATCCCGATGTTCGCCGCCTACACCCAATATGCCGAGGGCAAGTTCGCGCCCATGCCCGAGTTCGCGCCTCCGGGCGGCACCAACTTCATCTCGACCCAGTCGCTCTCCGAAGCGATCGAGGGCGGGCTCGAGCGCGGCGAGCCGGGCGGCTCCTATCTGGTCGGCGACGAGAATCTGTCCTTCCAGGACTATTTCGGGGCCTTCTTCGAGGGCGTTGGCCGCGAGAAGCCGCCGGTACGCGACGAAGAGCATCCGATGCTGCCCGACGGCGCCATCTTCTTCGGGCGCGGCAACAGCCTGTTCTACGATACCGATCCCAAGGTGGCGGAGCTGCTCGGCTATCGCCGCAACGACATCGTCCCGGCGATCCAGGAGATCGTCGCCCAGTATCGGAGTTGATCGCATGGCCGGCGCGCTGGAAGGCAAGGTCGCGATCGTCACGGGCGGTGCCGACGGCATCGGCCGGGGCGTGGTCGAGAGGTTCCGGGCCGACGGCGCGCAAGTTTTGCTCGCCGACTTCGACGTCGAGGGCGGGCGCAGGGCCGCCGAGGAAACGGGCGGACATTTCTTCGCCTGCGATGTCATGCAGAAGGATCAGGTCGAGGCGATGGTGGCCGAGGCGATCACCCGCTTCGGCACGGTCGACATCCTGATCAACAATGCCTGGGGTGGGACGCAGCTTGGCCGCATCGAGAATAAGAGCGACGCTGCGATCCAGCACGGGCTGACCATGGCGCTGATGGCGGCGAAATGGGCGATGCAGGCGGTGTTCCCCGTGATGAAGGCGAAGCGCTGGGGCCGCATCGTCAGCATCGCGTCGCTGAACGGGGTCAACGCCCATATCGGATCGGCCGAATATAATGTCGGCAAGGAAGCGTTGCGGGCCTTCACCCGCACCGCCGCCCGCGAGTGGGCGGGGCATGGCATCACCTGCAACATCGTCTGCCCGGCCAGCATCAGCGCCGCCTATCGCAAGTTCCGCGACATGAATCCGGAGACGGCGGCGATCATGGCCGCACAGAATCCGATGGGCCGCATGGGCGATCCGGTCGAAGATATCGCCCCGGTTATCGCCTTTCTGTCGAGCGAGGACAGCCGCTATCTGACGGGCAATACGCTGTTCCTGGACGGCGGATCGCACATCAATGGGGTCGCCTGGGCACCGGAGCTTCCCGAGGACGCTTGATTCCCGGTCAAAGCACGGGAAGATGGGCCGCGTGGACATCAAATCAGACTCTCCCCCCGCCCGGCCGGCAGGACGCCCGCGCCGCCTGACCCTCGATCGCCTGCTCGATACGGCGATCGAGATGGGGCTGCCCGACCTCAACATGAAGGAACTGGCCGCCAATCTCGGCGTCGGAATCGCGACTCTCTATCGCTATGTCGACAATCGCGAGGCACTGATCCGCCTGGCCGTGGGGCGTCAGGCGATCCGGGCGCTGCCGATCGA encodes the following:
- a CDS encoding NAD-dependent epimerase/dehydratase family protein, with the protein product MKIIVVGGAGMIGGRAALHLKAKGHDVTIAGRNPPAAGTPLGDLPFLRVDYVNMDFDRDALGQFDALVFAAGNDVRHQPEGVGDQHWHDANSVGVPRFFEAAKKAGIKRAVNVGSFYPQAAPHLVETNAYVKSRKVSDEGVAALADDGFVAMSINAPFVVGAVPGLVIPMFAAYTQYAEGKFAPMPEFAPPGGTNFISTQSLSEAIEGGLERGEPGGSYLVGDENLSFQDYFGAFFEGVGREKPPVRDEEHPMLPDGAIFFGRGNSLFYDTDPKVAELLGYRRNDIVPAIQEIVAQYRS
- a CDS encoding SDR family NAD(P)-dependent oxidoreductase — translated: MYDFTGKTVLVTGGGVGIGRAAAEAFRDAGARVAIIEIDEARASDARDALGPDALVVVGDVTDPAAVADLAQQVDTAFGGLDVLVNNVGDFLMLAKPFDQLTDEEVGRLYMTNLGQVFSVTKAMIPLLRKKGAGSSIVCVSSIEGFRGIPNCAVYAACKAGLTGFAKSLALELGPEGIRINLIAPETTDTPQVPVSLMIPEEHREHIPRWIPLGRFGTPQDMASGILFLASPHAAWITGTALHIDGGALAAAGWYRDPRGVWTNVPVLSGNGLNF
- a CDS encoding SDR family NAD(P)-dependent oxidoreductase: MAGALEGKVAIVTGGADGIGRGVVERFRADGAQVLLADFDVEGGRRAAEETGGHFFACDVMQKDQVEAMVAEAITRFGTVDILINNAWGGTQLGRIENKSDAAIQHGLTMALMAAKWAMQAVFPVMKAKRWGRIVSIASLNGVNAHIGSAEYNVGKEALRAFTRTAAREWAGHGITCNIVCPASISAAYRKFRDMNPETAAIMAAQNPMGRMGDPVEDIAPVIAFLSSEDSRYLTGNTLFLDGGSHINGVAWAPELPEDA
- a CDS encoding NADP-dependent oxidoreductase translates to MSGETMQAMVLNRFGGPEVLELARIERPSAGPGQVVVQVAYAGVNPADWKAREGWLQLYFQYVFPFVVGFDAAGFVAEIGEGVTGLAIGDRVVTASNQGKGERGSYAEYVLSDRERVVKLPDHVSLRDAASIPTAAITAWEAVFDVGGTKAGQHVLVNGGAGGTGGFAVQLAKMAGAKVAATCGSANVDYVRSLGADLAIDYRQGDVRAQVAAWAPDGVDLVVDTVGQGTLLDSIEMVRRGGIVAPIGTLIADEPMPDPARAAELGVAIVPTIANFARQERQLNALVEALGAGKITPPAIEILPLAQAGEAHRRVQDGHVRGKILLAVNEALS